A genomic window from Neoarius graeffei isolate fNeoGra1 chromosome 5, fNeoGra1.pri, whole genome shotgun sequence includes:
- the pbxip1b gene encoding pre-B-cell leukemia homeobox interacting protein 1b isoform X2, producing the protein MADNSGTNGNSWTILAPEVKESGVESMGPLSEGQGELHGEPTLNQSSALPDTPSEQTHPPDPPQVTPLESSDDAAVLHSTIVKEDTTSRIPTHVENLTSLTPDPREQEASDDASANQPLIDTESFSDSYTHISPSLVSASLPGASDEEEEGLLEGEEKGELRKTPREDYKPEEKVNEGDGLRRRNVSVLTPLYHRDEEEEEEEGEEQQFRHPQRGGEGDIGFTLNKCIFGALLLLGLGTIFFSEGDADAKDLKYSEVKKEWLNPDAQGDTSGGVQPPEILDKLAKENQQIASLQAQIQEQEAELKAAQLQVEEGTKERLRREELEAENQKIRGELDKLPALQKEYEQESERVKKESERVNKELEALPAMQKELEHLREKVTELSQSTVNVQAMTPSAGHEELPVSQERKGRKDKKAWDKEKKEKDPRTEEKEWKKEKNIKVDEQDGKGKRTKDHKEWEKEDGKQGKGKGEGKRGQKDHKQGDAQRWKLDGEKRELKERSGKREWKEDKKWEKEKPGEFVDKRGEKREKGKEDKEWKQKSEQKDWKEEKEWKKGKQAIRHDKERKEKSEKQKDWKERKEWGDEREKGASGDEKYSDKSQKEKTRKDKKDHHNRNSERKEREGKHWSGKEKDKPKSGERTEGRKDKNYKDKNHKKEEKLSRKGKHEASHHSYSDQKHSRDHVHVNYWAEQRAKIRHYYGSTEGCADVTACAHAEGLTPVSQRDFEAFFSGYLTKLLGDEDQTSRKEELSKLIGEFFTDGIFIHDQIPFSEFVEDVEDILEDLADGDDDDDDEMEGFAAEAMEKFVLREKEGNEEKRGGSGRKRVKG; encoded by the exons GTGACTCCACTAGAGAGCAGTGACGATGCAGCTGTGTTACACAGTACCATTGTGAAGGAGGACACGACATCCAGGATCCCTACTCATGTTGAAAATCTGACCTCTTTGACTCCTGACCCTAGAGAGCAAGAGGCCTCTGATGATGCCTCTGCAAACCAACCCCTTATTGATACAGAATCATTCTCTGACTCTTACACACACATCAGTCCATCGCTTGTGTCTGCTTCACTTCCTGGAGCCTcagacgaagaagaagaagggcTTTTAGAAGGGGAAGAGAAGGGTGAGCTGAGGAAGACTCCGAGAGAAG ATTATAAGCCAGAAGAGAAGGTGAATGAGGGTGATGGACTAAGAAGGAGGAATGTCTCTGTCCTGACACCTTTGTACCATCGggatgaggaggaagaggaggaagagggtgAGGAACAGCAGTTCAGACATCCAcagagaggaggagaaggagacaTCGGGTTCACCTTGAACAAGTGCATTTTTGGAGCACTCCTCCTTCTAGGCCTGGGTACCATATTCTTCTCTG AGGGAGATGCTGATGCCAAGGACCTGAAATACTCAGAAGTAAAAAAG GAGTGGTTGAATCCTGATGCGCAAGGAGACACATCTGGAGGTGTCCAGCCACCAGAAATACTGGACAAACTGGCCAAGGAGAACCAGCAAATTGCAAGCTTACAGGCACAGATTCAG GAACAGGAAGCAGAATTAAAGGCTGCACAACTGCAAGTGGAAGAAGGCACCAAGGAGAGGCTGAGGAGGGAGGAGCTGGAAGCAGAAAACCAGAAGATAAGAGGAGAGTTGGATAAACTGCCTGCCCTTCAGAAGGAGTATGAGCAAGAGAGCGAAAGGGtaaagaaagagagtgagagagtaaaTAAGGAGCTTGAAGCACTGCCAGCTATGCAGAAAGAGCTGGAGCATCTAAGAGAGAAAGTTACAGAGCTCAGTCAGAGTACAG TGAATGTGCAAGCGATGACTCCCTCTGCTGGACATGAAGAGCTACCTGTTAGTCAGGAGAGGAAAGGGAGAAAGGATAAAAAAGCTTGGGATAAAGAAAAGAAGGAGAAAGACCCTAGGACAGAAGAGAAGGAATGGAAGAAGGagaaaaatataaaggtagatgaGCAAGATGGCAAGGGGAAAAGAACAAAGGATCATAAAGAGTGGGAGAAAGAAGACGGCAAGCAAGGGAAGGGCAAGGGAGAAGGGAAACGTGGGCAAAAAGACCATAAACAAGGTGATGCCCAAAGATGGAAGCTTGATGGTGAAAAAAGAGAGCTTAAGGAAAGGAGTGGGAAAAGAGAGTGGAAGGAAGATAAAAAGTGGGAAAAGGAGAAACCTGGAGAATTTGTTGACAAAaggggggagaaaagagagaaaggaaaagaAGATAAAGAATGGAAGCAAAAAAGTGAGCAAAAAGACTGGAAGGAAGAGAAAGAATGGAAAAAGGGTAAGCAAGCTATTCGGCATGACAAAGAAAGGAAAGAGAAAAGTGAAAAACAGAAGGATTGGAAAGAGAGAAAGGAATGGGGTGATGAAAGAGAAAAAGGAGCATCGGGTGATGAAAAATACAGTGATAAAAGCCAAAAGGAGAAAACTAGGAAAGACAAGAAAGATCATCACAACAGAAACAGTGAAAGaaaagaaagggaggggaagcattggagtgggaaagagaaagacaaacCTAAAAGTGGAGAGAGAACAGAAGGACGGAAAGATAAAAATTACAAAGACAAGAACCATAAAAAAGAGGAAAAGTTGAGCAGAAAAGGCAAACATGAGGCAtcgcaccattcctacagtgaccaAAAACACAGCAGAGACCATGTGCACGTCAACTACTGGGCTGAACAAAGGGCAAAGATCCGTCACTATTATGGGTCAACAGAAGGGTGCGCTGATGTGACAGCTTGTGCACACGCAGAGGGCCTCACTCCTGTTTCTCAACGAGATTTTGAGGCATTCTTCTCGGGCTATTTAACAAAACTCCTAGGAGACGAGGACCAAACTTCCAGAAAAGAGGAACTGAGCAAGCTGATTGGTGAGTTCTTCACTGACGGAATTTTCATCCATGACCAGATACCGTTCAGCGAGTTTGTGGAGGACGTGGAGGACATTTTAGAAGACCTGGCagatggagatgatgatgatgatgatgagatggAGGGATTTGCAGCAGAGGCAATGGAGAAATTTGTGCTTCGAGAGAAAGAGGGGAATGAAGAGAAAAGGGGGGGAAGTGGAAGGAAAAGGGTAAAGGGGTAA
- the pbxip1b gene encoding pre-B-cell leukemia homeobox interacting protein 1b isoform X1, with translation MADNSGTNGNSWTILAPEVKESGVESMGPLSEGQGELHGEPTLNQSSALPDTPSEQTHPPDPPQVTPLESSDDAAVLHSTIVKEDTTSRIPTHVENLTSLTPDPREQEASDDASANQPLIDTESFSDSYTHISPSLVSASLPGASDEEEEGLLEGEEKGELRKTPREDYKPEEKVNEGDGLRRRNVSVLTPLYHRDEEEEEEEGEEQQFRHPQRGGEGDIGFTLNKCIFGALLLLGLGTIFFSGVLMDLDDEGDADAKDLKYSEVKKEWLNPDAQGDTSGGVQPPEILDKLAKENQQIASLQAQIQEQEAELKAAQLQVEEGTKERLRREELEAENQKIRGELDKLPALQKEYEQESERVKKESERVNKELEALPAMQKELEHLREKVTELSQSTVNVQAMTPSAGHEELPVSQERKGRKDKKAWDKEKKEKDPRTEEKEWKKEKNIKVDEQDGKGKRTKDHKEWEKEDGKQGKGKGEGKRGQKDHKQGDAQRWKLDGEKRELKERSGKREWKEDKKWEKEKPGEFVDKRGEKREKGKEDKEWKQKSEQKDWKEEKEWKKGKQAIRHDKERKEKSEKQKDWKERKEWGDEREKGASGDEKYSDKSQKEKTRKDKKDHHNRNSERKEREGKHWSGKEKDKPKSGERTEGRKDKNYKDKNHKKEEKLSRKGKHEASHHSYSDQKHSRDHVHVNYWAEQRAKIRHYYGSTEGCADVTACAHAEGLTPVSQRDFEAFFSGYLTKLLGDEDQTSRKEELSKLIGEFFTDGIFIHDQIPFSEFVEDVEDILEDLADGDDDDDDEMEGFAAEAMEKFVLREKEGNEEKRGGSGRKRVKG, from the exons GTGACTCCACTAGAGAGCAGTGACGATGCAGCTGTGTTACACAGTACCATTGTGAAGGAGGACACGACATCCAGGATCCCTACTCATGTTGAAAATCTGACCTCTTTGACTCCTGACCCTAGAGAGCAAGAGGCCTCTGATGATGCCTCTGCAAACCAACCCCTTATTGATACAGAATCATTCTCTGACTCTTACACACACATCAGTCCATCGCTTGTGTCTGCTTCACTTCCTGGAGCCTcagacgaagaagaagaagggcTTTTAGAAGGGGAAGAGAAGGGTGAGCTGAGGAAGACTCCGAGAGAAG ATTATAAGCCAGAAGAGAAGGTGAATGAGGGTGATGGACTAAGAAGGAGGAATGTCTCTGTCCTGACACCTTTGTACCATCGggatgaggaggaagaggaggaagagggtgAGGAACAGCAGTTCAGACATCCAcagagaggaggagaaggagacaTCGGGTTCACCTTGAACAAGTGCATTTTTGGAGCACTCCTCCTTCTAGGCCTGGGTACCATATTCTTCTCTG GTGTTCTCATGGACCTGGATGATG AGGGAGATGCTGATGCCAAGGACCTGAAATACTCAGAAGTAAAAAAG GAGTGGTTGAATCCTGATGCGCAAGGAGACACATCTGGAGGTGTCCAGCCACCAGAAATACTGGACAAACTGGCCAAGGAGAACCAGCAAATTGCAAGCTTACAGGCACAGATTCAG GAACAGGAAGCAGAATTAAAGGCTGCACAACTGCAAGTGGAAGAAGGCACCAAGGAGAGGCTGAGGAGGGAGGAGCTGGAAGCAGAAAACCAGAAGATAAGAGGAGAGTTGGATAAACTGCCTGCCCTTCAGAAGGAGTATGAGCAAGAGAGCGAAAGGGtaaagaaagagagtgagagagtaaaTAAGGAGCTTGAAGCACTGCCAGCTATGCAGAAAGAGCTGGAGCATCTAAGAGAGAAAGTTACAGAGCTCAGTCAGAGTACAG TGAATGTGCAAGCGATGACTCCCTCTGCTGGACATGAAGAGCTACCTGTTAGTCAGGAGAGGAAAGGGAGAAAGGATAAAAAAGCTTGGGATAAAGAAAAGAAGGAGAAAGACCCTAGGACAGAAGAGAAGGAATGGAAGAAGGagaaaaatataaaggtagatgaGCAAGATGGCAAGGGGAAAAGAACAAAGGATCATAAAGAGTGGGAGAAAGAAGACGGCAAGCAAGGGAAGGGCAAGGGAGAAGGGAAACGTGGGCAAAAAGACCATAAACAAGGTGATGCCCAAAGATGGAAGCTTGATGGTGAAAAAAGAGAGCTTAAGGAAAGGAGTGGGAAAAGAGAGTGGAAGGAAGATAAAAAGTGGGAAAAGGAGAAACCTGGAGAATTTGTTGACAAAaggggggagaaaagagagaaaggaaaagaAGATAAAGAATGGAAGCAAAAAAGTGAGCAAAAAGACTGGAAGGAAGAGAAAGAATGGAAAAAGGGTAAGCAAGCTATTCGGCATGACAAAGAAAGGAAAGAGAAAAGTGAAAAACAGAAGGATTGGAAAGAGAGAAAGGAATGGGGTGATGAAAGAGAAAAAGGAGCATCGGGTGATGAAAAATACAGTGATAAAAGCCAAAAGGAGAAAACTAGGAAAGACAAGAAAGATCATCACAACAGAAACAGTGAAAGaaaagaaagggaggggaagcattggagtgggaaagagaaagacaaacCTAAAAGTGGAGAGAGAACAGAAGGACGGAAAGATAAAAATTACAAAGACAAGAACCATAAAAAAGAGGAAAAGTTGAGCAGAAAAGGCAAACATGAGGCAtcgcaccattcctacagtgaccaAAAACACAGCAGAGACCATGTGCACGTCAACTACTGGGCTGAACAAAGGGCAAAGATCCGTCACTATTATGGGTCAACAGAAGGGTGCGCTGATGTGACAGCTTGTGCACACGCAGAGGGCCTCACTCCTGTTTCTCAACGAGATTTTGAGGCATTCTTCTCGGGCTATTTAACAAAACTCCTAGGAGACGAGGACCAAACTTCCAGAAAAGAGGAACTGAGCAAGCTGATTGGTGAGTTCTTCACTGACGGAATTTTCATCCATGACCAGATACCGTTCAGCGAGTTTGTGGAGGACGTGGAGGACATTTTAGAAGACCTGGCagatggagatgatgatgatgatgatgagatggAGGGATTTGCAGCAGAGGCAATGGAGAAATTTGTGCTTCGAGAGAAAGAGGGGAATGAAGAGAAAAGGGGGGGAAGTGGAAGGAAAAGGGTAAAGGGGTAA
- the LOC132886604 gene encoding toll-like receptor 13 yields MGMYKPATVCSSLCQCLRFILYFSMSSVITALISKRCMTFDEHLLNDIGTFCQYQPGHGPYGECKVLDFQKDLLELETGIRSLCIYSDTAVIQASAFSHLATLERLQIHGSNLRKVQPGAFFGLVNLKYLYVIFNSSHCNNVVLDTPVFDGLDHLEELTLKGFQLSNIPNTTFVHLVSLVKLSLDTVCVEELGEVLCKVPTEMSHLKHLEVINSGMTSIRNRGCSSWPLAVLAGIQVLDLGQNSIKIIDANSLAVFQNLSSFSLGFCGVWLGEIWESGVEKVSNITLSGTILQKYYTNCKDMCQLVSNLDLHSLKLSYILLDSLSMEDLKDCGKELTVLGIYNSKVQQLDPAFWRHVTGIQTMDLVNMALTEASFCATANGTVWNVTTLNLMCNQLTVVKTHQFVCTPLLEQLLLNENAITTLEPEAFSGLHHLKVLKLNSNKIKMLATNDFQSLWSLEVLLIDENVIESIKDGTFRNQKELRELAFGRLEYVYVLNLNLLFYGFPKNIQRLRIDAYVGTDITFGNLGSPKGSFIFELNGFELKIGENYRPFLESVRELKLTGRSFYMKNYFFVPYFSHLESLEFTADPEKLFIDYTGINNLHYLKRLKLINLNFSNHTNPAMTFWNLKRLQILVLHNCRLNFLTKMMFRDLHSLELLHLHSDNMLSLQDGMFDALPVLRAVVLNRVIFQCDCETGWFLEWAQSTRAQVINLQQQQCVWHYQKLNLLSTMEKLCQTDVQYLCYLGTVNIVGLLLLGALGYRFAYWPCVVFIFRLRGYMERKFGKGCWRRRQRHRGDALEAEEDMKYDAFVSFSSRDEAWVLEELAPRLEEQGQPRLRLCLHNRDFEVGKGIVDNIAESIYSSRRTVCVLSRQYLRSDWCSFEMRVATHRLLEEQKHRLILIFLEHISPFELSTYHRLAKLVKSHTYVDWPQEEGERIHFWERLRRSIAYGEMDAP; encoded by the exons ATGGGTATGTAtaaaccagcaacagtgtgttcaTCTTTGTGTCAATGCTTGAGATTTATTCTGTATTTTAGTATGTCTAGTGTTATCACTGCTCTCATTAGTAAGCGCTGCATGACTTTTGATGAGCATCTCCTCAATGACATTGGCACTTTTTGCCAATATCAACCTGGTCATGGTCCCTATGGTGAATGTAAAGTCTTAGACTTCCAAAAGGATCTCTTGGAGCTTGAGACAGGAATCAGATCTCTTTGCATTTACAGTGATACTGCAGTGATTCAAGCCAGTGCTTTCTCACACCTTGCAACCTTGGAACGTCTGCAAATACATGGATCCAATCTCAGAAAAGTTCAGCCTGGTGCTTTTTTTGGCCTTGTCAACCTAAAATACCTGTATGTTATTTTCAATTCCTCTCATTGCAACAATGTTGTCTTGGACACTCCTGTGTTTGATGGATTGGATCATCTAGAGGAACTAACCTTAAAAGGATTTCAATTGTCTAACATTCCCAATACCACATTTGTGCATCTGGTCAGTTTAGTTAAACTGTCTTTGGACACTGTTTGTGTGGAGGAACTTGGTGAGGTTTTATGCAAAGTTCCAACAGAAATGTCCCACTTGAAACACCTAGAGGTGATTAACAGTGGCATGACTTCCATCAGAAACAGAGGCTGTTCGTCATGGCCTTTAGCTGTACTTGCAGGAATACAGGTTTTAGATCTTGGTCAAAACTCTATTAAAATAATTGATGCAAACTCTCTGGCAGTGTTTCAGAACCTTTCAAGTTTCTCTTTAGGTTTTTGTGGTGTATGGCTGGGAGAAATTTGGGAGTCTGGAGTTGAGAAAGTGAGCAACATTACGTTGTCTGGAACTAtattacaaaaatattatacaaattGCAAAGACATGTGCCAGCTAGTTTCTAACTTGGATCTCCACTCTCTCAAGCTATCCTATATACTGTTAGATTCACTGTCAATGGAAGATTTAAAAGATTGTGGAAAAGAACTTACAGTGCTTGGTATATATAATTCAAAAGTCCAGCAGCTGGACCCAGCATTTTGGAGACACGTAACAGGAATACAGACAATGGATTTGGTCAACATGGCATTAACTGAAGCTTCATTCTGTGCTACTGCCAATGGGACTGTTTGGAATGTAACTACTCTGAATCTAATGTGTAACCAGCTAACAGTAGTCAAAACACACCAGTTTGTTTGCACCCCTCTACTCGAGCAACTCCTACTTAATGAAAATGCAATTACAACTCTAGAACCTGAAGCATTCAGTGGTCTGCATCATCTTAAAGTTCTCAAACTTAACTCAAACAAGATCAAAATGCTCGCTACCAATGACTTTCAGTCTCTTTGGTCTCTGGAAGTCCTGCTCATTGATGAAAATGTGATTGAGAGCATTAAGGATGGGACATTTAGAAACCAGAAGGAGCTGCGTGAACTTGCCTTTGGAAGGTTGGAGTATGTATATGTGTTAAATCTGAACCTCTTGTTTTATGGCTTTCCAAAGAACATACAGCGCCTCAGAATTGATGCATATGTTGGGACTGATATTACTTTTGGAAATCTTGGAAGCCCCAAAGGAAGCTTCATATTTGAACTAAATGGATTCGAGCTCAAAATCGGAGAGAACTATCGTCCTTTTTTGGAATCTGTCCGAGAGCTTAAGCTGACTGGACGCTCATTTTATATGAAGAACTACTTCTTTGTTCCTTATTTTTCGCATCTAGAATCTTTAGAGTTTACAGCTGATCCTGAGAAGTTGTTCATCGATTACACGGGAATCAACAATTTGCATTATCTCAAGCGTCTCAAACTCATCAACCTTAATTTCTCAAACCACACCAATCCTGCTATGACCTTTTGGAATCTAAAACGGCTGCAGATCCTTGTACTCCATAACTGCCGTCTGAATTTCCTGACAAAGATGATGTTCAGAGATCTGCACTCACTGGAACTGTTGCATCTCCACAGTGACAACATGTTAAGCTTACAGGATGGGATGTTTGATGCCTTGCCAGTTCTGAGAGCTGTGGTGCTTAACAGAGTGATCTTTCAATGTGACTGTGAGACTGGCTGGTTCCTAGAATGGGCACAGAGCACGCGAGCACAGGTGATCAATTTGCAGCAGCAGCAATGTGTCTGGCATTACCAGAAACTGAATTTATTGTCCACCATGGAAAAGTTATGTCAGACAGATGTGCAGTACCTGTGCTATTTAGGCACTGTCAACATTGTCGGTCTGCTGCTGTTGGGTGCTCTTGGCTATCGTTTTGCTTACTGGCCTTGCGTAGTCTTCATCTTCCGACTTCGAGGATATATGGAGAGGAAGTTTGGTAAAGGTTGCTGGAGGAGAAGGCAAAGGCACAGAGGGGATGCACTAGAAGCTGAAGAAGACATGAAATACGATGCATTTGTGTCATTCAGTAGCCGTGATGAAGCTTGGGTCCTGGAGGAGTTGGCTCCCAGGTTGGAGGAACAAGGCCAACCCAGGTTGCGACTCTGCTTGCACAACAGAGACTTTGAG GTGGGGAAGGGAATTGTCGATAACATAGCAGAGAGTATCTACAGCAGCCGACGCACAGTTTGTGTGCTTAGTCGTCAGTATCTGCGAAGTGATTGGTGCAGCTTTGAGATGCGAGTAGCAACACACCGACTGCTTGAAGAACAGAAACATCGGCTCATTCTTATCTTTCTTGAGCACATCTCCCCCTTTGAGCTCAGCACTTATCACCG